The genomic window ACTTGGGGGTGTATCAAATTTTATGCATGCTTTACCTTTGGAATGGTACACCCCTAACAATTTTCTTACCCCCTATTAGCATCCAGGATGATCAAAATCTGATTCGTAACTCAGAAATTGCAAAAACGTGATCTGATTCCTATCTCAGAAATTATGATTGAGACACACAACGTGATAAAAGATTTTGCGGTGCAATCCAAAATCTCCCAGAGTATCCTTAAATTTTTTCACTATTACTCAAAAAATTTCACTTGGCGAGAACTATCCGGTTTACCATGTGTGTTAGCGTGGTTTCTCTCTTCTTTGCCTACACCTGGGCAGCTTGTGCTCTACTTCTAGGCAATTATGTGGGTACGATTGTTGCTCTATGCTTGCTTTCCGTATTTATAATTACAAATATCATTGTTTGTGTGTTTTTGTAGTCATACAAACACCTACTACAAAAAGGAAGACAGAAAGGAGCTAATATTATCTGACCCTACTACCTACCTTAGGTCCGTCATAAATGTTTCCTCGGGATCACGAAATATTGAAGAGCAAAATAAAGGTTGCCGATCAAGAAAATCTTAGTTTTTGATCATTGTGTAAATGTAACTGTCAAATTAGTAGTGTGAGTGTTTAGTATGTGAAAATAGCTCTAGTTCTAGATAGCGTTCCTGGAACAAACACAGGTCATGTAGTATTGCTGTTCCGAGCACTGCGGCTACAGACATCACCAATGCGGTTAATGAGCTGGAGCTCAGTGTACATGGTACACACGGTGTAGCCAAATATCTCAACTTTCTGGTCCATCGAATCCAGTTTTTGGCCAAGGCGAGCCGCAAGTGCCCCAACCAGCTCTTACTCTGTAGAATAAGCCAATGATGCGCTTTAGGAAGCATAACACAAGGAAAGACAAAGCTTGCACATCCGGTATCATATAAAAAAGCTCAGGGTGAATTCTAGCTGACCAACTTTTCTTTGAGATTTCTAAACCGCCTTTTTCCTCCTCTGCTTCTCTCTATTTAAATTTTCACTCTCATTactgcaaaaaccctaattctcagatttcgtcaaattcttcttcttttctctctaacTACACTCATCAGCGACTCTGCTACTTAAATAATGAAGGAAACGGGAAACAGTTCATCAATGGTGTCCAAGAACGTGATTGTAATTGGCATCGACTTAGGTACGACATACAGTAGTGTTGGATTTTGGATCGGAGAAGAATTAAAAATCAGAAAGATTCCATCTTGCGTCGCATTCACTGATTATGCAGAACCCGTAGTTGGTGATGAAGCATTGGTTGGAGTTGACAAGAATCCATCAAACACAGTTCTTGATTTCAAGCGTCTAATTGGGGCAAAATTCTCAGATAATCGTACGAAACTAGACCTTTTTAACTCCCCATTTGAAGTAATTCCTGACCCAGTAAGCAAGAATGATCAACTTAGTGTCATTGTTCGatcatttaatcgcctaaaaacAGTCTCCGCTGAAGAgcttttgggtatgattttaaaGAAATTGAAACAAATTGCAGAAAAAGGTTTAGGTCTTGATAATGGAGATGTAATTATTAATGCTGTGATTAGCGTTCCGTCTTGTTATAACAACGCTCAGAGATTAGCAACCAAAGTAGCAGCATCAATTGCTGGGTTTGGGGCCTCACGTCTTGTTAATGAAACTTCAGCAATTGCACTTGCTTATGGATggctaaagaagatgaagaaatcaagAGAAGACCAGCAGCAGCAGGGTGTTGAAACAAGAACCCCTCAAAAAGATGAAGAGAATGTGTTGATATTTGATCTTGGTGGAGGAACATTGAGTGCTGCGGTTGTCAATATCAAAGATGGGTGGAATAGGTACAAAGTGAAATCTGTAGCAGGTAATACTCATCTTGGTGGCAAAGATTTCGATGATCTTTTATATCGACACTGTCATCGCATTCAGTTCAATAATTCATCTGCACGTCTCAGATCTAAGAGCAGTTTAAGGTTTGCATGTGAAAAGGCTAAGAAAGATCTAACTAATCCAAATGTTACAGAAACAGAAGTCAGTGTGCATTTTTACTACGTTCGATCTCCGAAAGAATTTCTTCTAGTGCGTTTTCCTGTGACGCAACATGTGTTTGATACGGAATGCAAGGAATTGTTTGATAAATGTCAGGAAGCAATTGTCCAGTGTCTTCAAAATTCAGGGATTTCTCAATTTCATCAAGTTATTCTTGTTGGTGGAAGTACAAGAATTCCGAGAATTCGAGAAATGTTGAGAGCGTTTTGTGGTGATGAACGAGGGTTTTGTGAGCTTATGGAGCCAGATGCAGCTGTTGTTCAAGGAGCGGCGCTTCAAGCAGCAGTTTGGAGTGGTGGAGAAGCATCGAGTAATCTTCTACTGGATGGCATTTCGATTACAGATGTTGTGCCGATAAGTTTAAAAACTTTAGCAATGCCTAACTTGATTCCGAGAAACACGGAGATTCCAATTGTTAGAATACTTAGTCTCAAAACTGCAAGGAATAATCAACGTAGCTTCTGTTTTGGGGTTCATGAAGGTGAAGAGGTAATAGTGGAGGACAACAATCTTATCGGTCATTTCATCTTTGATGGAATTCAAGCAGCTGAAATGGGATTAACAAACATTACAGTGTATTTTTCTGTTGATCGTAATGGCATTTTTAATGTAACTGCTGCTGAGGATGGAAGTCGTAGACGACAATTAGCTAGGCGGGTGATTAACAGAATTCCAAGCCTGACGAGCTCAATGAATTTGAAAGAGATATGGAGAATCCAGAACAGGAGGAAAGTAAGAGAAAGAATCTAGAGGCGAAAATGAAGGTATGGCTTTTTGTTAATAAACATATGTCAAGAGAAGTGCCAGATGATTTTTCTGCGGGTCTCAGTGCTACTCAGGAGGAAATGCTAAGGCAGGCACTGGCAGATGCAAAGGGATGGTTAATAATTAATGGACTGCCGGAAGTAAGAGATTCTGAACTTTATTTGGAAGAACTGCAGCGTAGATATTTTCTGATTTTACATGACGATGGAGAGAATTTGAGAGAATATCAGAAAAAATTATTTCAAcaaaaaatgattgagaaattcGGATATGATATCTTAACTGAAGACATGCTGCAGATATGAGCCATTTGACCATGCTGCATCTTTGTTATAGTTCTGGGCCTTCTGGGCTCCTGGCATCTTTGTAAACCCCTTAATCGCCCTCTACATTAGAGATTGCAGATTACAATTGATGAAGAATGAAAATATAGATGCTTGGATACAATGACTCTGTTTCTGGTTAGGTGCTACATTCACAGCTTAAATGAAGTATTCGCACTAGCTCTTAGTACTGTACTGCAATGACAACCTAACTTCTCCGACTTaacttcatttcatttcatttttgggGCATGTGAGATTTTTTGTCACAAGACAAATTTTCACCACAAGGCAGATCTTAGAGTCTTGGGGTACATCTTGGGCCACAATTGCAGGTCATGGTGCTTGATCACAGGGATAATTTTGGATGGTGTAGTTTTGAATCACAATGACATACATGATCTCGTTCTGTATTGTATAGGTTACCGCCTTCAACGGTAGATTAGTTTATTAGTTAGTATATGACACCGTACACTATTGTTGACAACTGCATTTATATTTTGTCATAGCCCGTCGAAATTCATTGACATGGATGAATTTTCTGCCTTCTAGTTAAATAACAGACCAAAGTTTTCAGGTTTGGACCATTCCAAGATGAAGGAGTGGTGCTCTCCTCCTACAATACTTACAGTACTATTACTACTGCGTATTAGGGCGAGATTTATAAGGTGTTTGGATATAACAACTCTACTTTCCCAAAAGCAGAATCaaattagaagtggaagaagaaaagaaaagaagaaaaaatttattgtaaaaaaaagtaacatatttttcttttagaaaacgTGTTGATTTTGTGTTAACAAATTAATTTCTGACTTTACGGCTTAATTAAATCAGAAAATAACTTCTCGGTAAGTATTCAAACACCTATTAAAGCCCTTTTGGATATGCATTTAGAAATTACTTTACAACTTTTAGAAGTTAAAAATCAAGAAGTCAACTTAGCGGTTGAATTTCAAACAACTTTTAGAATCAAAAAATTTCACTTTTTATGAAGCAAAACAATTTTGTTTCTAATTTATATTTATACTTCTAGTATCTAAACACGTTATTAGAAGAGCAACTCTGTAGGGGGCTTTCCTAACAACTTAGAATGGTACAATATAAGAGTTACAAACTCACGTCTTAGATATCAACACCACATTATTTTTAACctagctaaattggggcctataccacttaattggggcctataggttTTTCCTTCTCACACCGCCAAATTACTCTAGGCACCCAAACCTTAcaaaaaatactaatttacctCCACATTAATTTCTAAAATTCACTCATATAAATTCTAATCTTTCcattttcagtaaatccaaaatcaaaaaaacctaaacctaaaaaatctttctattttcatcataaactttccaaattctcaaaaccctaatcaatttttttttaatcttctaCTCCGACGATCTTCGATCTAACCAAGAagaaggtaaatctccatcaacccatcttcttatcttattgatttacatctttaaatcatcgtttttgacaaatcaaaactctgattacacccagaatcggtttttattgacaaatcgaataaaccgattctgggttttgttTTCGACATGAAGAGCATACACAGTGATCGGTTTACACAAAGATTAACATCAACGAATTCTGGCttagaaatgaaatatgaaaGTACAtcgccagaatcggtttatatatgtaatatgtataATCCGATTAATATAGTCTTTTCATCTTTTTTTCATAATCGGGTTACATAGTTTTCTTTATGTACCGATTTTtaacttgatttttgtttattttttgtgtaGAATGGACTTCGGACACCTACCATTCTACAATAGTGATTTAACCGTGTAGGATATCCTGAGGCAACCACAAAGAGTGCCAGTAAGGAGCCTATATAAGTTTGCATTCGGAGTTGAAACCCGTCTTGAACAAGCCCTCGCATTGATTGATAATCTTTCACTTGAAGAGCTTATTGAGGTCATCACTTTCGCCAGGATGAGGAGAAACCTGATTTCATCTGGGAGGGAGCTCCATGCAGAATTTGAAGGCATGTGGGAACTAATGTCTGAAGCAcaagctgctgctcctgatgGTGGTGATGCTGGTGCTGGTGCTCCTGCTGATGGTGGTGCTGCAAATGCTCCCGGTGGTGCTGTTGTTGCTGATGCTGGTGCTCCAGCTGTTtaagttttagatattaaaagtTTAGGTATATAagacttgtggttatcttaagttcttaacactcttttaaggtttttattttggatgatATCTGTGTTGAACTTGATGAACTTGAagctttaattataattatgtgtttATCTATAACTCTAGCCTGACATGCCaagaatcggtttactcgatatgtcATTATAAACCGATTGTGCAAGCCAATCGTTCTGGATGTTTTGGAATCGGATCACATTTggaaatatataaaccgattagtatcggtgaaaattcaaaatttaaaatGACTTTAATTGGTTTACTTTTGTCGCAAGAAAGGCCGATTCTTGTGGCATATAAacacaatcggtttttattgtgcttctaaaagaccgattatttcaaattatttcacgtttttcaaaaaaaatagtcgtttgggactttctctataaatagagacctcactcttggaccccatttgccccaaaattgatcattttattccccctcactccgtatactccacaactactcatttcatacatatacatacaAGAAATGACATCATTCGACTCCGAGGAAGATTTGACAATCACGaaagcatggtatgcggaaaatcggcttagacgtcaatcctccgaaagggaGGATTCAAAAACCTTTTGGGTTAAAGTACACAACATATATATCCAAGAATTTGGAAATCCTAACGCAAGAAGTGTTCAAGTCATCCATGAAAGGCACCTAGTCcttgaaaatgcgatacttgcttttttagctctccaacctccgATTTTTAACgctcgccccttcaccttgtccattgcacaatttgtaagtaattttgtggtttttgttaCGTACCCCATGTTGTGTTATCTTCCaacgaaacaccactaacaaatgtaagcttgtttttgtgtttttgtaacacgaagtcgtgaaagcgcgctacttggaagtaaagggggaagcattcgtctttgatgcaagctatcacttcttgacagatagaatcccggaggataacccggactacttggatgcgGTATCGTCTTCGTCgaaggaagattgatggctttagaagattttgtgggtagacctctatgtaaaccctcacgagactataactcatccactaggatcgcccaggggtttaaaggcttgatgcatgtgctaaatgcatcctacaataataatgcaatgaatgaaaattggtaatgaaaggaataatcggtttatatatgtcacAAGTAAAATCCGATTTTCATAATCGGATTATAAAACATTTCAGTGTTAACCGATTATCGATGTCCTCTGGTAATTCTAAacaccaatccagaatcggtttacaagtgaattaacgtaaaccgattctgagtaattttgaaaaaaaaatcaaaatgttgatgttttgatgaactctctaacattagttaatcttacatccaaaaaaaaaattaacccttaatatgattaattagtgttaattaatcagGAATAAAATAGGtagtttggtaattattttgataaaGGGTGGTGTGAAGTAATTTCTAGTGACCTTTTTTATCATTTAgccataggccccaattaaatgAATTTTTAATCTACCGATTTAAATTAcagttttaattttaaaaatgtgGGATACTGATACCCATTTTTTTACTACTTTGCTAAGGAATAATCTGGTGACGTTTTATATGAAACTAATGTTTATCAGACTCGTAATAAACCGAAACAGATGGAATCAAATAACTAAACCACCAGCCAATAAGTAAACCAGATTAGGACCAAATTTTCAACACATAATCCAAATCCATCTAACTTTATTTAGAGCCTCTCTTATCCTATTATTTATCTTCATATTcaaacatttaatcatcattcgtAATCCTCATATGACACATTAAATTTTGTTTTATGCGTAATAAGAATGTTAAACTTTATTCTTAATTCTTAATAATAATCATTAAATGAAGTATTGATTGAATTGTCATACAGTAGTACATAGTGTATGATGAGTAGGTAGTGGTCTCTGCCAAGGCCCAACTCCCCAATCACACACTAGCCACCAGTACTGTACTACTATACTGTAAACACAATAATTCATTTATTGACACTAaaaaagtgaagaagaaaaaaccaaatttGATTTTATAAACGTTCAAAATATGACTCGTTTAATGCTGCTTGACTATAACGTTGATGACTTGTTGAATTTGACAGTCACATGTCTTGAAATTGAACTTGAGACACTTGTATGTTAAAAATTTGATACAAGAATTACCGAATTTTACGAAAAATTATCAATGCAGTACGCCCAATGATACGTCTATCCGCTTCGATAAAAGCAGTTTTGTTTTTCATCAAATTTTTCAAAAGAAGCTATTTTAAAGCTTCATTATACTACATCAATTTCATaatgattttttcatttcttttcatttttacccAGAAATTAATTAGACAAAACAAAGTAAAATATCACTTTCCTCGAAATAAAAAAGAGTATATATACGGATTTGAGAACCGATAGAATTTAGTGGTCGCAGTGGCAGCCTTAGTAAGTCGTTGTTTACTCGCACATGCATGATATGGGCAGTGATGGTTTCAAAATTCAAGCTGCACGGTATTGACAAaaatagtcaaaattttaagtgCCTTTCTATCAAGCTTATATGGTCAATTTTATTGACTGattatatttgttatcattaaatGCAGTCAGTCTTTGGCCAGTTGTAGGTTACTTTTGAATGGATAATTAGCCCCCATGGTTAAAATGACAAAATTTGAATCACGAGTGAAGTCATTTGAGGAGGGTTGCTATTATAGGGTGGTGTCATATCTATCAGTTGATGTTAAAGGTAAAGTGAGCTTCTCATTACCTTCTTTATCACAGCAGAACCACGTGCTTTGCTTTGGTCTTGGTCTAGGAATTGGGGTCTGTTTATTCACAAGGTTGCTATTTCACCAGCAATAATGGCTGCACGGCTATGAAGCACGGACACACAGGTATTGGCTCCGTGTCCGCGTCAGACGCGCGACCGACGCACGACGCACGTGGGACACCGACACGACACACGTGAAGAAATCTATACTCCATTTTAGTAGTTTGTTGACCTAGTGTGTCAAGGAACTCAGTATAATAGTTAATTTTTCAATATGTGAGCTAACCTAACGGTATAAAATAGAGTTTTTTCATGTATTTGCGTGATTAATGTATTTGATATACTATAACAACATGATCTTAGTATATAAAAACCATTTTATAAATGTATATATAGACGTGTCCGTGTCCTGATGATTTTGAAGTTTTGCCGATCCCCGTGTCCGTGTCGTGTCGTGTCCGTGTCCCGTGTCAGTGTCCGTGCTTCCCAGCTGCACGGACTATAACATTTTGAACTGTAAAACATAGTAGTTATAGTAAAATGGTAAATCTATATCTATATTATAGAAACGACGGTGCAGTtgtcagattttctttttgatcgACAAAGATTTTGGTATGTACGAGCTGGAaatcctgatatttcttttaatcaaaaaaaaatttgtgcCGACGAATTTCGAACTCAGGATTACCAAATGATTTTATCGTTGTGCTACAATAGTTGATATTGATATGCAGTCATTTGACACTCATCCATATAGGGATTATGTCACTCTGGATAGTCGTTTAAATCTTACACTGAAAAACTATGAATCTTGAGCCCCATCTTTTTAcataaattggttaaaaagaccaaaatcaacaatttctgggtgaaaaggatatttagattttgatactgtttaaatggacaaaaatgtaaaaataaccagGGTGTAAATAGTTTcattctacccattttcaaatactttttcttatttttaatttatatcaggatgcatccagtttcatccttactattttttaagtttaagttaggatgaatctaatttcatccttgctatttttttagtgtccatttcacctgtactaatttttactcgtccatttgaaacacgttttaaaaatatttggacaaatgaccaattTTCCGATCTTTTTAACTGTCAACTATAATATATCTAGATGTCAACCTGGAAATTGTTTTTTGGTTTCTGGAAACAGAAAAGTCAAAAATTAGTTTGGATATACTAAACAAAACAAGcatgttataggggcggcatggtttattagaggggacATTGTAATAGgataaaaagggtcattacatgataattcaagtgtcccttatccaaaaagactggaaatgacaaattaaccctcataattgacAACCTAGTttggtgatgataatcaagtttattgttaatgattaatttcacttatattaactcaaaatcaaaaccaaaatcagattttttgagttaaaaaaagaacaaaaatttaGAGGAGAatgtcaatctcaatcaattgaagaaattaaccaacaaaaagAAGAACCAGGACCTGCAAATGaccgggtatacttctaaattagtcccaactaactttttgttgctcaaagttatctaaagtacgtaaaaaattcaattttttttacattttcagagctaattacggttggaattttgctctaccaaccgtaactggttaaatttgaagaaaagccaatcgtaaaaccagttacggttggtaactaaatgctcgatacgaaccgtaactcagttacggttggtaaccaaatgctcgataccaaccgtaactgagttacggttcgtaaactaaaatggttaccaaccgttactgaagaaaattctcagatataagaacatacggttggtaattgaactattacccaccgtaaaaacatcaaaatctccagttacggttcgtaattgagttaaaatcagtCGTAACTCAcctaaacccagaaatttcaattttcatctaaaaccctaatttttgatagaaattaaacttaaatcgaacaaaataaaccaaatcgtaatTGGGTTTTCAAAgaatacctcatataagtcattacactacactttATTAATTTTCggatcgtcgattaatcgaagacgatgaaattttgagttttaatggaggttacggttgatgggaggaggagaagagaagaagaaagaaaacaaattttcaatttagctttgatttaggttaaaaatggGGAGGGTAATCCAGTCAATTTACACTCtctataggacatcccctaaccaactagagggacattactatcacactgtcGCCCCTCAAATAAACCATGCCGCCTCTATAACAGGCTTGAAACAAAAACATCACATCGTTTGAATATACCAATTTAGAATGAcatctaaaagtaaagaaaatcATTTTGTTTCTAACTAGAGTGGGTAAGAGATGACCTCTTACTTAGGCGACTATCAATTTGGAGTGGGTGTGCCTGTCGGTGGGGAGAGTATTTTACATGTTGTAAATAGCTTATTAGAGTTGAAGGTCACTCAGACACAATGTCAATGTTGCTTATTGACTTTTCCAATGCTTTCAACATGGTGACTAGGTCGCATCTCATCAAAGAGGTTCGTCTTcactgtccaggtatttctcgctgggtagaGTTTTGTTATTTGCGACCTGCTAAACTCTATTATGATCAATATATATTGTCTTCTGCTCTTGGGGTTCAGCAAGGGGACCCCCTTGGTCCCTTGGTTTTTGCCTTGACTCTTCATCCTCTTgtgaagactattgcttctcGCTGCACCCTTGATTTGCATGCTTGGTACCTTGATTATGGTACCATTATTGGGGATACTTTGGAAGTAGCCAAGGCCTTGAGTATAATAGAAGTTGAAGGACCTAACAGGGGGCTACATCTTAACGTTCGTAAAACTGAAGTCTTTTAGCCATCTATTGATCCCAGAAGCACTTTAGACGGTGTTTCCCCCCAGATATTGGTAGGCCCTCTAATGGTGTTAATCTTTTGGGAGGACCTGTGAGTTTGGATCCGAGCTTCattagtgatatgatgttgaCCAGGGTGAATAAAACTGTTCAACTGATGGATgcaatcaaaaaactcaaggacccTCAGAGTGAGATGCTATTACTTCGTAATTGCACTGGTGTGTCTCGTCTTTATTTTTCAATGCGTACTACTAATCCAGCGGCATTGCAATCAGCCATTGATGTTTTTGACGATCATTTGCTTAAGTATTTGAGACTCTTAATTATTGGAGATGGTGCAGGGTTTGGTCCTCTACAACAGCGATTCGCTACtttgcctatcaaagatggtggacttggcatCTACACCATGGCGGATACCCGTACTTACTGTTTCCTTTCCTCTCAGAAGCAGACCGCTTCTGTACAGAAGACAATTCTGAGTAgtttattctcaacaaacaaaggctctgcttatcagttggctcttcagaactttattcaggtatgtggattacctccttcttactgtgtcgatgatactgcccccccccccccctttccatgcactccctggcagtcacttattttgatgcaattaggaagcaaatcccagaccaattttccatgtctgcaagagattctgttTTATGGCAGTGTAACCGTATCAAGCATGCTCAAGATTATCTACTTGTTGTGCCAATCAGTGGTCTTAACCAGTGCATTGGTCCTAGACAGTTTCGGGCTGTGCTTTGTTATCGTCTCGGTATTCCTCTGTTTGTTGAGAATATCTTATGCACTAGTTGCAACAAATCTATGGACATTTTTGGAgaccatgcgcttcattgtgctaaagatgttggaagtAAATTTCGACATGATGTTGTCCGTGATATTACTgttgatatttgttacaaagTTAGTGTATGAGCTCTCAAGGAGGTTTCTTTGGGTATTGTTTCAGATGAGGATGAAGACTTGAGGCCTGCCGATattcttgttctcaactgggaaaacgggcaagatgtttgtatggatgttactgTTATCTCTCCCTTTACTGGTGATGGTGTTCGTTCTTTTTTCCCAAGGAAAGCCATTTCTAAGGCAGTTTCAAGGAAGCGTGCTAAATATATGGACAAGTGCACTTCACTCGGTTATGGTCTGGGGGTCTTGGCCTTCTCTACTTTGGGTGAACTCGGCGAACATACTTTATGTTTTTAAGCGTCTGAAAAATTATCTTGTTAataatgacgctagtagtggttatGGTAGTTttgtttttcatagattaggcattgctattcagaGAGGGTTGGTGTCCAGCTTGTTACTAGGTTGCCAACCAATAGCTATGTGTGATTTATTTTTGAACAAATAAAATTTCTAActtatatctttatttttatttttgttatccaaACATGTTATTGGGCACAAATATCCTCCTCAATGGACACTCATTAATTGGTATAGGCAAAATTTCAGATGGTGTAATTTTGCAGAATTTCCATTCAAAATTCTCACCTTGGAAAAGTTACCATCCGGAAATTTTGTGTAACCTTTTCACCACTTTTCATCTGAATTCTAGACACTTCTAATCTCAAAGTTATCTACCAAAGTGGTAGTTTGGTAAATATCAAACATCATCAAACAAGCGGACAGAAAAATCGAACCAATATCATGAAATATGTCCGTTAGTCTAATCCGGCGGCAGAGATTCGATAATGACATCATCACCAACCATGTAATACAATATACTCAGAAACACCCTAACATTCCTCCACATGGCCTACATGCACCTCATTAATAACATCACACATCACCGATGCATCATACATAAATGCCGCCTATAAATACTCGGAATCATTTCATATTCTCACACTTCACCAGAAATAAAAACCAAGAATCATTCAATTCAAAAATCACTATTTTTAGGATCACAGAATCATCTCACAGCTAAAAGAAATGGGAGAGGTAATTATAACTGTTAATTAATGGGGGAGGATTTCCTTAGATCTTATTGTTACTTGGTTTGTGAAAATGAGATTactgtttttgattgattttaacaagagaaaattcaatttttttgtgCTGCAGATGGATACCAAAAACGAGAAACCAGTAGCAGAAactaagaaagaagagaagaagagtgATGGAGGTGCTAAGAAAGATGATGGAATTGTTACTGTTGTTTTGAAAATTGACATGCATTGTGAAGGTTGTGCTAAGAAAGTCAAGAAATCTGTTAGTCACTTTGAAGGTAAACAATCAAAGAGATTTTGGTGAGAATTGTTGTTGATTTTGTGTGTTTTTGTATTTATTGAGTTTAATTTTGGGTGTTTTAGGTGTGGAAGAAGTTCAAGGAGACATTGCATCAAACAAATTGACTGTAAAAGGAAAAGTAGATCCAGTGAAAATTAAAGAGAAACTTGAGCAGAAAACTAAGAAGAAAGTTGAGATTATTTCTCCTTTACCACCGAAGAAAGTTGAAGGAGGAGGTGAAAAGAAAGTTGAAGGAGGtgataagaagaaagaagaaaaaaaggttgAAGAAAAACCAGCAGAAAAGAAAACAGAGGAGAAAAAGACAGAGG from Papaver somniferum cultivar HN1 unplaced genomic scaffold, ASM357369v1 unplaced-scaffold_19, whole genome shotgun sequence includes these protein-coding regions:
- the LOC113338603 gene encoding heat shock 70 kDa protein-like yields the protein MKETGNSSSMVSKNVIVIGIDLGTTYSSVGFWIGEELKIRKIPSCVAFTDYAEPVVGDEALVGVDKNPSNTVLDFKRLIGAKFSDNRTKLDLFNSPFEVIPDPVSKNDQLSVIVRSFNRLKTVSAEELLGMILKKLKQIAEKGLGLDNGDVIINAVISVPSCYNNAQRLATKVAASIAGFGASRLVNETSAIALAYGWLKKMKKSREDQQQQGVETRTPQKDEENVLIFDLGGGTLSAAVVNIKDGWNRYKVKSVAGNTHLGGKDFDDLLYRHCHRIQFNNSSARLRSKSSLRFACEKAKKDLTNPNVTETEVSVHFYYVRSPKEFLLVRFPVTQHVFDTECKELFDKCQEAIVQCLQNSGISQFHQVILVGGSTRIPRIREMLRAFCGDERGFCELMEPDAAVVQGAALQAAVWSGGEASSNLLLDGISITDVVPISLKTLAMPNLIPRNTEIPIVRILSLKTARNNQRSFCFGVHEGEEVIVEDNNLIGHFIFDGIQAAEMGLTNITVYFSVDRNGIFNVTAAEDGSRRRQLARRVINRIPSLTSSMNLKEIWRIQNRRKVRERI